From a single Raphanus sativus cultivar WK10039 chromosome 3, ASM80110v3, whole genome shotgun sequence genomic region:
- the LOC108847401 gene encoding uncharacterized protein LOC108847401: MESTELQDIDFFSSFSEHSNSTFFTPTTSSLRSDSDPGSPKPQNEDEEEYVAELTRQMTNYMLQDDEKHQKSCGGGSPQSTLWSPFASGYSSPFGPSREPSPPLPPATAVETKPVRIPFQSKQALIDEQIRSVQANFQRIKKEKDKQRSDDALRHKARSYHNQQRPKSAVKAVFVDGSGSRTGSGGTGVFLPRSHGTVVESRKKSGCSTVIIPARVVEALKVHFDKLGVPSTISSDIPPFHDALLVSVKNKNNSSYKSSSSTRAQSGPPHMAETSTESHQEPLADLPHEWTY, encoded by the exons ATGGAATCTACTGAATTACAAGACATAGACTTCTTTAGCTCTTTCTCCGAGCACTCAAACTCAACGTTCTTCACTCCAACCACAAGCTCGCTCCGATCCGACTCGGACCCGGGTTCACCAAAGCCACAAaacgaagatgaagaagagtacGTCGCAGAGCTGACTCGCCAGATGACTAACTATATGCTTCAGGACGATGAAAAGCATCAGAAG TCTTGTGGTGGTGGCTCGCCGCAATCGACTCTTTGGTCACCATTCGCCTCCGGTTACAGCAGCCCTTTCGGCCCTTCCCGAGAACCATCACCGCCGTTACCTCCGGCGACAGCGGTGGAGACAAAACCTGTTAGGATTCCTTTTCAATCAAAACAAGCTTTAATCGATGAGCAGATCCGATCTGTTCAAGCTAAC TTCCAGAGGATAAAAAAGGAGAAAGACAAACAAAGAAGTGATGATGCATTAAGACACAAAGCAAGGAGCTACCACAACCAACAGAGACCAAAGTCCGCCGTGAAGGCGGTGTTCGTTGATGGGTCGGGTTCGAGAACCGGGTCGGGTGGAACTGGAGTGTTCTTGCCACGCAGTCATGGTACTGTCGTGGAGTCACGCAAGAAATCAG GATGTTCAACAGTAATAATACCAGCAAGAGTAGTTGAAGCCTTGAAAGTTCACTTTGACAAATTGGGTGTTCCTTCTACAATATCTTCTGATATCCCTCCCTTTCATG ATGCTTTGTTGGTGTCCGTGAAGAACAAAAACAACAGCAGTTACAAAAGTAGTTCATCAACTCGGGCACAGAGTGGGCCTCCGCACATGGCGGAGACGTCGACCGAGAGCCACCAAGAACCGCTGGCAGATTTGCCACATGAATGGACGTACTGA
- the LOC108846443 gene encoding copper transporter 3 translates to MNGMSGSSSSAPAPSPSAFFQHHRRHRGGMMHMTFFWGKNTEVLFDGWPGTNLTMYWACLATIFVFSALSEWISRCGVMKAGPASFGSGIVQTVVYTVRAGLSYLIMLAVMSFNGGVFLAAMAGFGLGFMIFGSRAFRETGSNHNHTEVQSHC, encoded by the coding sequence ATGAACGGCATGAGTGGATCTTCTTCGTCGGCTCCTGCACCTTCACCGTCAGCGTTCTTTCAACATCACCGCCGTCATCGCGGTGGCATGATGCACATGACTTTCTTTTGGGGGAAAAACACGGAGGTTCTATTCGATGGCTGGCCAGGGACCAATCTGACCATGTATTGGGCATGCCTGGCCACCATTTTCGTATTTTCAGCATTGTCGGAGTGGATTTCGCGGTGCGGGGTCATGAAAGCCGGTCCGGCTAGCTTTGGCAGCGGGATAGTTCAGACGGTGGTTTACACCGTGAGGGCTGGTTTGTCTTATTTGATCATGTTGGCTGTGATGTCATTCAATGGAGGAGTCTTCTTGGCTGCAATGGCTGGCTTTGgcttagggtttatgatttttgGAAGTAGGGCTTTTAGGGAAACTGGTAGTAATCACAATCACACGGAGGTTCAATCACATTGTTAA
- the LOC108846588 gene encoding copper transporter 1-like: MDHDHMPPPPPPPSSMMNNGSMKRGGNQEMMMMHMTFYWGKNTEVLFSGWPGTSSGMYALCLIFVFFLAFLTECLGHSPFLRGTTGDSANAASGLVQTVVYTLRTGISYLVMLAVMSFNAGVFIAALAGYAIGFMLFGSRTFRNPSGDRETYEIPPPVCAC; the protein is encoded by the coding sequence ATGGATCACGATCACAtgcctccaccaccaccaccaccatcatccATGATGAACAATGGATCCATGAAAAGAGGAGGAAAtcaagagatgatgatgatgcacaTGACTTTCTATTGGGGCAAGAATACGGAGGTTCTCTTCTCCGGTTGGCCGGGAACAAGCTCCGGCATGTATGCACTTTGTCTCATATTTGTCTTTTTCCTCGCCTTCCTCACCGAATGTCTTGGTCACTCCCCTTTCCTCCGTGGCACCACCGGAGATTCAGCTAATGCCGCATCCGGACTCGTCCAAACAGTCGTGTACACCCTACGTACCGGCATCTCTTATCTAGTAATGCTCGCCGTCATGTCATTCAACGCTGGCGTGTTTATCGCCGCCCTCGCCGGTTATGCCATCGGTTTCATGTTGTTCGGAAGCCGAACTTTCCGGAATCCCTCTGGTGACAGGGAAACTTACGAGATTCCTCCCCCAGTTTGTGCTTGTTGA
- the LOC130510112 gene encoding uncharacterized protein LOC130510112 has product MPPRSNHHDNVRLICKTDTAWSKDRLISGSAWIFSGAQLLNPIEGSSIEEYVRSPLVAEAMAVRSALCMAQSMEITALRVFSDNRTLIRAISGNTQSKEIIGIVKDIRLISSEFACISFSHLPRSENAVSDLLAKRALQAHLHL; this is encoded by the coding sequence ATGCCACCAAGAAGCAACCATCACGACAACGTCCGACTGATTTGTAAGACTGATACGGCTTGGAGCAAGGATCGGCTTATCTCTGGATCAGCTTGGATCTTCTCAGGCGCTCAACTCCTGAACCCAATCGAAGGATCGTCGATTGAGGAGTACGTCAGATCACCGTTGGTAGCGGAAGCTATGGCGGTCCGCTCTGCACTTTGCATGGCTCAATCAATGGAGATCACCGCGCTGAGGGTCTTCTCCGACAATCGAACGCTCATAAGAGCAATTTCCGGCAACACACAGTCAAAAGAGATCATCGGTATTGTGAAAGACATCCGATTGATCTCCTCTGAGTTTGCATGTATCTCGTTCTCTCATCTCCCTCGATCTGAAAACGCTGTTTCTGATTTGTTAGCTAAAAGGGCTCTTCAAGCCCATCTGCATTTGTAG
- the LOC108845537 gene encoding putative cyclin-T1-1 codes for MEERSWYNTREELEVKSPSRVDGIDSKQESFQRWSYSTFLQELGQRLNNPQRSIATSIILCQRFFTRQSLAKNDPKTISMICMFIAGKVEGSPRAVDDVIAKGYRVLHGKEPTTEVRERLKGVVLTGEKFVLSTLKFDLEIEQPYGPALDWVRKSVKVEMDAKRLSQVAWNFLNDGLRSSLCLQFRPSQIAAAAIYLGSRITNVKLPCDGEKDWWLEFHVTKRQLSEICKQTLEIYQQDFLIVQVKHEAKSIGLTVHHENS; via the coding sequence ATGGAAGAAAGGAGTTGGTATAATACAAGAGAAGAGTTAGAAGTGAAGTCTCCATCGAGAGTAGACGGTATCGACTCAAAGCAAGAGAGCTTCCAACGTTGGTCTTACTCTACTTTCCTCCAAGAGCTTGGCCAGAGACTCAACAACCCTCAGAGATCCATAGCTACATCTATAATCTTATGTCAAAGATTCTTCACTCGCCAATCTCTGGCGAAGAACGACCCCAAAACAATCAGCATGATATGTATGTTCATCGCTGGAAAAGTCGAAGGGTCTCCTAGAGCGGTGGACGATGTCATCGCCAAGGGTTACAGGGTTTTACATGGCAAGGAACCGACGACAGAGGTGCGCGAGAGATTGAAGGGGGTTGTGCTAACCGGTGAGAAGTTTGTGCTCTCTACGTTAAAGTTTGATCTCGAAATCGAACAACCTTATGGGCCGGCTCTTGATTGGGTTAGGAAGTCGGTTAAGGTCGAGATGGATGCTAAGAGATTGTCTCAGGTTGCGTGGAATTTCCTCAATGACGGTTTGAGGTCGTCGCTTTGTTTGCAGTTCAGGCCGAGTCAGATAGCTGCGGCTGCTATATATCTCGGATCGCGCATTACTAATGTGAAGTTACCATGTGATGGGGAGAAAGACTGGTGGCTTGAGTTCCATGTAACTAAACGTCAATTGTCAGAAATTTGTAAGCAGACGCTCGAAATTTACCAACAAGACTTCCTGATCGTTCAGGTTAAACATGAAGCAAAATCTATAGGTCTAACTGTTCACCACGAAAATagttaa
- the LOC108847897 gene encoding UDP-glucuronic acid decarboxylase 3, which yields MAATSEKQNNNSSKPPPTPSPLRSSKFCQPNMRILISGGAGFIGSHLVDKLMENEKNEVIVADNYFTGSKENLKKWIGHPRFELIRHDVTEPLLIEVDRIYHLACPASPIFYKYNPVKTIKTNVIGTLNMLGLAKRVGARILLTSTSEVYGDPLIHPQPESYWGNVNPIGVRSCYDEGKRVAETLMFDYHRQHGIEIRIARIFNTYGPRMNIDDGRVVSNFIAQALRGEALTVQKPGTQTRSFCYVSDMVDGLIRLMEGDDTGPINIGNPGEFTMVELAETVKELINPSIEIKMVENTPDDPRQRKPDITKAKEVLGWEPKVKLREGLPLMEEDFRLRLNVPKN from the exons ATGGCAGCTACAAGTGAGAAACAGAACAACAACAGCTCAAAGCCTCCTCCTACTCCTTCTCCTCTCCGCAGTTCCAAGTTCTGTCAG CCTAACATGAGGATCTTGATCTCGGGAGGAGCTGGCTTCATTGGCTCTCACTTGGTTGATAAGCTCATGGAAAATGAGAAGAACGAG GTGATTGTTGCTGATAACTACTTCACTGGATCAAAAGAAAACCTCAAGAAGTGGATCGGTCACCCAAGATTTGAGCTCATTCGTCACG ATGTTACGGAGCCTTTGTTGATTGAGGTTGATCGGATCTACCATCTTGCTTGTCCTGCCTCTCCTATCTTCTACAAGTACAACCCCGTTAAGACCATCAAGACCAATGTGATTGGTACACTCAACATGCTCGGTCTCGCCAAGCGTGTTGGAGCAAG AATCCTGCTCACCTCGACCTCGGAGGTCTACGGAGACCCTCTCATCCACCCTCAACCAGAGAGCTACTGGGGAAACGTCAACCCTATTGGTGTTAGGAGTTGCTACGACGAAGGCAAGCGCGTAGCCGAGACGTTGATGTTTGACTACCACAGACAGCATGGCATTG aaatcCGCATTGCTAGGATCTTCAACACGTATGGTCCTAGGATGAACATAGATGATGGGCGTGTGGTGAGCAACTTCATTGCTCAAGCACTTCGAGGTGAGGCTTTGACAGTTCAGAAACCGGGGACGCAGACTCGCAGTTTCTGCTATGTGTCAGACATGGTGGATGGACTTATCCGTCTCATGGAAGGAGATGATACTGGTCCTATCAACATCGGTAACCCAG GTGAGTTCACAATGGTGGAACTGGCTGAGACAGTTAAGGAG CTGATTAACCCGAGCATAGAGATAAAGATGGTGGAGAACACACCGGACGATCCAAGACAGAGGAAACCAGACATAACCAAGGCTAAAGAAGTGTTGGGTTGGGAGCCAAAGGTGAAGCTCAGAGAAGGACTTCCTCTCATGGAAGAAGACTTCCGGCTAAGGCTTAACGTCCCCAAGAATTAA
- the LOC108838025 gene encoding non-specific lipid-transfer protein 3 isoform X2, producing MASALKLFTCLVLTVYIAASVDASISCNAVASCIAPCVPYLRQGGVVTPACCGGMRNLNGLAQTTLDRQQACKCVQSIISSIPGLNPNLAAGLPGRCGVSFPYPISASNNCDRVRGSWNSYIIMKMNSMV from the exons ATGGCTTCGGCTCTGAAACTCTTCACATGCCTTGTTTTGACGGTTTACATAGCTGCATCGGTAGATGCATCAATCTCATGTAACGCAGTGGCAAGTTGCATAGCTCCTTGTGTCCCCTACCTAAGACAAGGCGGGGTCGTGACGCCTGCATGTTGTGGAGGAATGAGAAATTTGAATGGTTTAGCTCAAACCACACTAGACCGTCAACAAGCATGCAAATGCGTACAGTCCATTATAAGTTCCATCCCTGGTCTCAACCCAAATCTAGCTGCTGGTCTTCCTGGACGGTGCGGTGTTAGCTTTCCCTATCCTATCTCCGCGAGCAATAACTGCGACAG AGTCAGGGGAAGTTGGAACTCATATATCATCATGAAGATGAATAGTATGGTCTAG
- the LOC108838025 gene encoding non-specific lipid-transfer protein 3 isoform X1 encodes MASALKLFTCLVLTVYIAASVDASISCNAVASCIAPCVPYLRQGGVVTPACCGGMRNLNGLAQTTLDRQQACKCVQSIISSIPGLNPNLAAGLPGRCGVSFPYPISASNNCDSYGSSCENDFAFVLLCESRPPVVHKRRRF; translated from the exons ATGGCTTCGGCTCTGAAACTCTTCACATGCCTTGTTTTGACGGTTTACATAGCTGCATCGGTAGATGCATCAATCTCATGTAACGCAGTGGCAAGTTGCATAGCTCCTTGTGTCCCCTACCTAAGACAAGGCGGGGTCGTGACGCCTGCATGTTGTGGAGGAATGAGAAATTTGAATGGTTTAGCTCAAACCACACTAGACCGTCAACAAGCATGCAAATGCGTACAGTCCATTATAAGTTCCATCCCTGGTCTCAACCCAAATCTAGCTGCTGGTCTTCCTGGACGGTGCGGTGTTAGCTTTCCCTATCCTATCTCCGCGAGCAATAACTGCGACAG CTATGGTTCTTCTTGCGAGAACGATTTTGCTTTTGTTCTTCTGTGTGAATCTCGGCCGCCCGTCGTTCATAAGCGCAGACGATTCTGA
- the LOC108845988 gene encoding uncharacterized protein LOC108845988 isoform X2, producing the protein MLIQDLISRGKSFIQSSPAETQVTSEASSSQQQVPPAFKNFSMSQKDITLDELVKDNWLCPTRDCNTGLTIKSLLDLRSCFRDYEVPSSEVCNEAGVKDDRVCSRCGKSWPLGRVTTYHSSE; encoded by the exons ATGCTAATTCAGGATTTGATCTCGCGTGGAAAGAGTTTCATTCAATCTTCACCGGCAGAAACCCAG GTAACAAGTGAAGCCAGCAGCAGTCAACAGCAAGTCCCTCCTGCATTCAAGAACTTTTCAATGTCGCAAAAGGACATAACTCTTGATGAGCTTGTGAAGGACAACTGGCTGTGCCCCACAAGAGACTGTAACACTGGACTTACTATAAAATCTCTTCTTGACCTGCGCAGTTGTTTCAGGGACTATGAAGTTCCTTCAAGCGAGGTTTGCAATGAAGCTGGAGTAAAG GATGATAGAGTGTGCTCTCGTTGTGGGAAGTCATGGCCTTTGGGTAGAGTTACCACTTACCACAGCAGTGAATGA
- the LOC108845988 gene encoding uncharacterized protein LOC108845988 isoform X1 produces MSPMINPNSGLNILFLRLPSLKRFIVTSEASSSQQQVPPAFKNFSMSQKDITLDELVKDNWLCPTRDCNTGLTIKSLLDLRSCFRDYEVPSSEVCNEAGVKDDRVCSRCGKSWPLGRVTTYHSSE; encoded by the exons ATGTCTCCGATGATCAATCCAAACTCAGGACTGAATATTCTGTTCCTCAGACTGCCTTCTTTAAAGAGATTCATT GTAACAAGTGAAGCCAGCAGCAGTCAACAGCAAGTCCCTCCTGCATTCAAGAACTTTTCAATGTCGCAAAAGGACATAACTCTTGATGAGCTTGTGAAGGACAACTGGCTGTGCCCCACAAGAGACTGTAACACTGGACTTACTATAAAATCTCTTCTTGACCTGCGCAGTTGTTTCAGGGACTATGAAGTTCCTTCAAGCGAGGTTTGCAATGAAGCTGGAGTAAAG GATGATAGAGTGTGCTCTCGTTGTGGGAAGTCATGGCCTTTGGGTAGAGTTACCACTTACCACAGCAGTGAATGA
- the LOC108845975 gene encoding non-specific lipid-transfer protein 3, producing the protein MALALRFFTCIVLTVCIVASVDAEISCGTVASSLAPCANYLSNGGEVPPPCCAGVTKLNGMAQTTPDRQQACKCLQSAAKSVAGLNPSLAAGLPGKCGVTIPYPISMSTNCDTVK; encoded by the exons ATGGCTTTGGCTCTGAGGTTCTTCACTTGCATTGTTCTGACAGTGTGCATTGTTGCATCAGTAGATGCAGAAATCTCATGTGGCACAGTGGCAAGTAGCTTGGCTCCATGTGCCAACTATCTATCGAACGGTGGGGAGGTTCCGCCTCCGTGCTGTGCTGGAGTCACTAAGTTGAATGGCATGGCTCAAACCACACCAGACCGTCAACAAGCATGCAAATGCCTACAGTCCGCTGCAAAGAGCGTTGCTGGTCTTAACCCAAGTCTAGCCGCTGGTCTTCCTGGAAAGTGCGGTGTTACCATTCCTTATCCCATCTCCATGAGCACTAACTGCGACAC CGTCAAGTGA
- the LOC108844718 gene encoding uncharacterized protein LOC108844718 produces MKTISGLGIGLSLVFVFLLLALVAEIYYLLRWKKHTQRIISQESQEEEQQAGYAKELIQLFCFKNHQSLHANHGGREAEISRTQDLELGLMKHVGGAGGEVGFEAELMKLHNQRFLFTIIEETKADLESDDETSRRLSDVPVGVNDCTTPGFTPLASPCTLKSSSPLESYSHHGFNPLFETEEELEFNKFFRSSSSSPPPKFKFMRDAEEKLRRRVAEEAKRREQAEGSFMKFLKPEMMNREKKQSSQESDETVSFSISSSSGTKLITLDQRSTLVV; encoded by the coding sequence ATGAAGACTATAAGTGGGCTAGGGATAGGGCTGAGTTTGGTGTTTGTGTTTCTTCTCTTAGCACTTGTTGCAGAAATCTATTACCTTCTGAGATGGAAGAAGCACACGCAGCGCATCATAAGCCAAGAGagccaagaagaagaacaacaagcTGGGTACGCTAAGGAACTCATCCAGCTCTTCTGCTTCAAAAACCATCAATCTTTACATGCCAACCATGGCGGAAGAGAGGCGGAAATCTCGAGGACTCAAGATTTAGAGTTAGGGTTGATGAAACACGTGGGTGGTGCAGGAGGAGAAGTAGGGTTTGAAGCAGAGCTCATGAAGCTTCATAACCAGAGGTTTCTCTTCACAATCATTGAAGAGACAAAAGCAGATTTGGAATCTGATGATGAGACATCAAGAAGACTGAGTGATGTTCCGGTTGGAGTAAATGACTGTACTACCCCTGGTTTCACTCCTCTGGCTTCTCCCTGTACACTGAAGTCATCATCTCCTTTGGAGTCTTActcacaccatggattcaatccTCTGTTCGAGACAGAGGAAGAGCTTGAGTTtaacaagttcttcaggtcgtcttcttcttcgcctCCTCCGAAGTTTAAGTTCATGAGGGATGCTGAAGAGAAGCTGAGGAGGAGAGTGGCTGAAGAAGCTAAAAGGAGAGAGCAGGCAGAGGGTTCTTTTATGAAGTTCTTGAAACCTGAGATGATGAAtagagagaagaaacagagtaGTCAAGAATCTGATGAGACGGTGTCGTTTtctatttcttcttcatcagGGACAAAACTCATAACGCTAGACCAGAGATCCACACTGGTTGTTTAG
- the LOC130510113 gene encoding uncharacterized protein LOC130510113 has translation MGPIKEDDLDLRVSDILTSDLQWNKKRIEELLPLYAEKIQGLQPSLKGMEDTYIWQPLATGVYTTRSGYNSAVGEAQPRNETSNINSQDFHWIKDLWAKEYSPKLKVFVWSIIQGAIPLGENLQKRGMGLDVWCPHCKEPETPLHTFFLCEFASKVWANIPLKETVHIAVGDSFKVAITRFRQAICLPPVGVSTDIMPWICWSIWKDRNSRLFENRGSTPEEIAIRGIRLAREWNQAQQANEKKEKNLPRVDNQQRQPTTNLIECRTDAAWNKGKKRAGLAWVFNGLPNTLQRSGSTTQDFVTSPLIAEALAIRSGLCMAATMELPKLKVCSDSSTLIAAINNKYQMKEIVGIVRDIQEISSGFDFISFTHISRKNNGEADSLAKQALGLSLCNI, from the coding sequence ATGGGACCCATCAAGGAAGACGACCTGGACCTACGGGTATCAGACATCTTAACATCCGATCTACAGTGGAACAAAAAGAGAATAGAGGAACTCTTACCATTGTACGCTGAGAAGATTCAGGGTCTACAACCGAGCTTGAAGGGGATGGAAGACACCTATATTTGGCAGCCGCTGGCAACAGGAGTGTACACAACACGATCAGGCTACAACTCTGCTGTCGGAGAAGCACAGCCTAGAAATGAAACCAGCAACATCAACTCGCAAGATTTTCACTGGATTAAAGACTTATGGGCCAAGGAGTACTCACCAAAACTGAAAGTCTTTGTGTGGTCCATCATCCAGGGAGCAATACCACTAGGAGAAAATCTGCAGAAGAGAGGTATGGGGTTAGACGTTTGGTGCCCCCATTGCAAGGAACCAGAAACCCCATTACATACCTTCTTTCTCTGTGAATTTGCGAGTAAAGTCTGGGCAAACATCCCGTTGAAGGAGACAGTTCACATAGCTGTAGGAGATTCTTTCAAAGTTGCAATCACCCGGTTCCGCCAGGCTATATGTCTCCCCCCAGTAGGGGTCTCGACAGATATTATGCCTTGGATTTGCTGGTCAATCTGGAAGGACCGCAACTCCCGCCTCTTTGAGAATCGAGGATCAACACCTGAGGAGATAGCAATAAGAGGGATCAGGCTAGCGAGAGAATGGAACCAAGCACAACAAGCAAAtgagaaaaaggagaaaaactTACCTCGAGTGGACAATCAACAGAGACAACCGACGACGAATCTGATTGAATGTCGAACAGATGCGGCTTGGAATAAAGGAAAGAAGAGGGCAGGTCTGGCTTGGGTCTTCAACGGCCTACCAAACACTCTCCAGAGAAGTGGATCGACGACACAGGATTTCGTCACTTCCCCCTTGATCGCGGAAGCACTTGCGATTCGATCAGGGCTTTGCATGGCGGCAACGATGGAGCTCCCAAAGCTCAAAGTTTGCTCCGACAGCTCAACGCTCATAGCAGCAATCAACAACAAGTACCAGATGAAGGAAATTGTGGGTATCGTCAGAGACATCCAAGAAATCTCCTCTGGTTTCGATTTCATTAGTTTCACGCATATCTCTCGTAAGAACAATGGAGAGGCAGACTCTCTTGCTAAACAGGCCTTAGGGCTTTCTCTTTGTAATATTTAA